CGTGCTCTTCGGCACCGGCGCCGGCATCGCCTTCTTCATGGTGATGGCGCATCGCACGCGTGATCCCGCTCTGATCGCCCATGTCGCCGGAACCGTGGTCATTGCCGATACGATCTTCACCGCCACCGCCGCCATTTTCCAGCCCGTAACCGGATATCTGCTGGCGCGGGCGATCGGCTGGGAACTGTCGGAAGGTTGGATCGCGCTGTCGCTGCTGCTTTATATCATCACCGGCCTGTTCTGGCTGCCGGTCGTCTGGATCCAGATCCGGCTGCGCGATCTCGCCCGTGTCGCAGAAAAATCCGGAAGCGGCTTGCCGCCGGCCTATTTCAGCCTCTACCGCATCTGGTTCGCCTGCGGCTTTCCGGCCTTCTTTGCTGTCATCGGCATTCTCTGGCTGATGCTGACGAAACCGTCGATCGCCCTATTTTAACATCGGCCAGAGGCTCGCCACCAGAAGAACCGCCATGCTGATATTGAACCATTTCAGCCGTATCGGATCGGAAAGCCATTCCCGCAGCGCCGAGCCGAAACCTGCCCATGTCGAAACGCTCGGCACATTGACCGCCGCAAAGGCCAGGCCGACGAGGAGCACGCTGACGAGATAGAGTTCCGGATTGGTATAGGTGGCCATCGCGGTGACCGCCATCACCCAGGCTTTCGGGTTGACCCACTGGAAGGCCGCCGCCGAAAAGAAGGACATCGGCTCGACAGCGCTTTTGCCTTCGCTCAGCGAGCGCGAGGAAGCGATCTTCCAGGCAATCCAGACGAGGTAGGCGCCGCCGGCAAATTTCAACGCAGTATAGACTGCCGGCATCGTATGCAGCACCGCGCCGAGCCCGAGACCGACGCCGATCAGCAGCGAGAAGAAGCCGACACCGATGCCGAACATATGCGGGATCGTTCTGCGGAAGCCGAAATTCACGCCCGATGCGAAGAGCATCATATTGTTCGGCCCCGGCGTGATCGACGTCGTGAAGACGAAGAGAACGAGGGCGAGAAACGTATCCAGCGGCATGCGACCTCCCGAGGCCGGCTTTCCCGCAGGCCGTTTATTTAGGTCAGCGTAACTGCCCTAAATCACCGATGCCATTACATCATTGTCATGGTGACAGGATTACTTGAAAGATGGCGACCCGGCCCAATCTCTCTCCCAGGAAAAAACCCATGCAGGACGACCCAATTCCATTCGTCAGATTTCCGAACGGCGCGGAAGTGCCGGCGCTCGGCCAGGGAACCTGGGCCATGGGCGAGGATGCCGGTCATGCCATGGCCGAGATCGAAAGCCTCAAGGCCGGCATCGATCTGGGGATGACACTGATCGACACCGCCGAAATGTATGGCGACGGCGGCGCCGAGGAGATCGTCGGCCAGGCGATCAAGGGACGGCGCGACGAGGTCTTCATCGTCAGCAAGGTCTATCCCTGGAATGCCAGCCTGACAGGCACGGTGGAAGCCTGCGAGCACAGCCTGGAGCGGCTCGGCACCGACCGCATCGATCTCTATCTCCTGCACTGGCGCGGCAGCCATCCGCTGGCCGAGACCGTCGCGGCCTTCGAAATGCTGAAGGCCTCCGGCAAGATCGGCGCCTGGGGCGTCTCCAACTTCGACACCGGCGACATGGAGGAACTGCTCGGCGTGCCCGACGGCGCCAATGTCGCCGCCAACCAGGTCCTCTACAACCTCTCCCGCCGCGGCATCGAATTCGACCTCCTGCCCTGGTGCCAGAGCCGCAGCATTCCGGTCATGGCCTATTCGCCGATCGAGCAGGGGCACATCCTGCATCATCCCGAGCTGATCCGCATCGCCAAGGCCTATCAGGCAACGCCCGCCCAGCTGGCGCTCGCCTTCCTGCTGGAGCGCGACGGCGTCATCGTCATCCCGAAAACGTCGAGTGCCGCCCGCGCGGCTGAGAATCGCGACTGCGTATCGCTTGAGATCACCGACGAGGATTGGCAGGCGCTCGACGCCGCCTTCCCGCCGCCGGCAAAGAAAAAGCCGCTGGAGATGTTGTGATCTCCGGGCGTGCCCCTCATCCGCCTGCCGGCACCTTCTCCCCGCTTGCGGGGCGAAGGGGGAGAGCAGCAACCTCTCCGTCCCCCGCCAACCTCTCGCAGGGCACGTCCCCTCGCCCCGTTTACGGGGAGAGGGTTAGGGTGAGGGGCAGCTATCGGCACCAACCTGACAGGCTGGAAGGCCTCACATCCCCTGCGCGCCGCGGTTCATCGCGGCGATGCCGGTGCGGCAGACCTCGATCAGCCCCAGCGGTTTCATGATTGCCACGAACTGGTCGATCTTCGAGGACTTGCCGGTGATCTCCAGGATGAAGTGATCGATCGTCGCATCCACGACCTTGGCATGGAAGGCATCGGCAAGGCGCAGCGTCTCGGCGCGCATCTCGCCCTCGCCGACCACCTTGACCAGCGCCACCTCGCGCTCGATCGGCCGCTCCTGGCCGAGTTCGCGGGCGCGCACCGTCAGATCGACGACGCGGTGCACCGGCACGATGCGCTCGAGCTGCGCCTTGATCTGTTCCAGCACATGCGGCGTGCCGCGTGTGACG
This Rhizobium acidisoli DNA region includes the following protein-coding sequences:
- a CDS encoding DUF2269 family protein, which gives rise to MLEEWLLLAHVIGATVLFGTGAGIAFFMVMAHRTRDPALIAHVAGTVVIADTIFTATAAIFQPVTGYLLARAIGWELSEGWIALSLLLYIITGLFWLPVVWIQIRLRDLARVAEKSGSGLPPAYFSLYRIWFACGFPAFFAVIGILWLMLTKPSIALF
- a CDS encoding LysE family translocator, with the translated sequence MPLDTFLALVLFVFTTSITPGPNNMMLFASGVNFGFRRTIPHMFGIGVGFFSLLIGVGLGLGAVLHTMPAVYTALKFAGGAYLVWIAWKIASSRSLSEGKSAVEPMSFFSAAAFQWVNPKAWVMAVTAMATYTNPELYLVSVLLVGLAFAAVNVPSVSTWAGFGSALREWLSDPIRLKWFNISMAVLLVASLWPMLK
- a CDS encoding aldo/keto reductase, coding for MQDDPIPFVRFPNGAEVPALGQGTWAMGEDAGHAMAEIESLKAGIDLGMTLIDTAEMYGDGGAEEIVGQAIKGRRDEVFIVSKVYPWNASLTGTVEACEHSLERLGTDRIDLYLLHWRGSHPLAETVAAFEMLKASGKIGAWGVSNFDTGDMEELLGVPDGANVAANQVLYNLSRRGIEFDLLPWCQSRSIPVMAYSPIEQGHILHHPELIRIAKAYQATPAQLALAFLLERDGVIVIPKTSSAARAAENRDCVSLEITDEDWQALDAAFPPPAKKKPLEML
- the ilvN gene encoding acetolactate synthase small subunit, which codes for MNAHLQPTGSAYFISPETAAIESHTLSILVDNEPGVLARVIGLFSGRGYNIESLTVSETEHQAHLSRITIVTRGTPHVLEQIKAQLERIVPVHRVVDLTVRARELGQERPIEREVALVKVVGEGEMRAETLRLADAFHAKVVDATIDHFILEITGKSSKIDQFVAIMKPLGLIEVCRTGIAAMNRGAQGM